Proteins co-encoded in one Arachis stenosperma cultivar V10309 chromosome 7, arast.V10309.gnm1.PFL2, whole genome shotgun sequence genomic window:
- the LOC130940588 gene encoding glycine-rich domain-containing protein 1-like: MEKQQELEWAEAQKIIISEDLLVKAKQQLLFLAEVDRNRCLYGGSVLERATFRYKYCWLPLLAKHVETPMTQEPLVVPLDCEWIWHCHRLNPVRYKSDCMDLYGRILDDLNVVSSILGTSNEESEKIWNTMYPSEPYELHLDSDSFQDFDENLLGDPESTTKYDLISAVKRQTTFFYQVSRPYWNDDTFLEGAVARYKGFLYLIKRNKERSMRRFCVPTYDVDLIWHSHQLHPASYCKDLVAIMGKVLEHDDTDSDRSKGQKLDVGFFETTNQWEETFGTRYWKAGAMHRGNPPSPLTFDKFKVDAMQNDWTPSNKNQNLIQLPQKMLVEVMLEIVDVRDLPSGHKGKLVVSFKKKQEDILFNAKKQLSISSQPEGKQVAVFQCESRGELVLELIYRPCVNFRMVRPAKVLGKTSINLEDSQNAACKLPLQKWLDLTSAVKWSEPISICVGLSLTPPVPASYKLQMVSTRPSIRSYAPFLPWRKFQQTKNWTNVVDEAGNEIINIHSRNLTTEKSNTNIKLEVVGTTASDETHLLAELKGTTWSMMNSDWTLQRKKSSDEDENVFELTGTRKVIIFPGRKLEFETRYYGNERGNCFLTAVEFSPKDPYGKAVALMNLAYGFLEIKEEWLVLPAILSAFVLSNFPHFSDGIQNGNK; the protein is encoded by the exons ATGGAGAAACAGCAAGAATTAGAGTGGGCTGAAGCCCAGAAAATTATAATAAGTGAAGACCTTTTGGTCAAAGCAAAACAACAGCTTCTGTTTCTGGCAGAAGTTGATAGGAATCGTTGCCTCTACGGTGGCTCAGTTTTAGAGCGAGCTACTTTCAG GTATAAATATTGCTGGCTTCCTTTACTAGCCAAACATGTAGAGACACCAATGACACAAGAGCCTTTGGTAGTGCCTCTTGATTGTGAATGGATTTGGCATTGTCATAGGCTTAATCCG GTGCGTTACAAGAGCGACTGCATGGATCTTTATGGGAGAATACTTGATGATTTGAATGTGGTTTCTTCAATTCTAGGAACCAGCAATGAGGAAAGTGAAAAAATCTGGAACACAATGTATCCAAGTGAGCCTTATGAACTTCATCTGGACAGTGACTCATTTCAAGACTTTGATGAAAACTTGTTGGGAGACCCAGAAAGTACCACAAAGTATGATTTAATCTCGGCTGTTAAAAGACAAACTACTTTCTTCTATCAG GTTTCTAGGCCATATTGGAATGATGATACCTTCCTTGAAGGAGCCGTGGCGCGATACAAGGGGTTTCTGTATTTGATCAAGAGGAACAAAGAAAGGTCTATGCGTCGTTTCTGCGTCCCAACATATGACGTTGACCTCATCTGGCATTCACACCAGTTGCACCCTGCATCTTACTGCAAAGATCTGGTGGCAATTATGGGCAAAGTGTTGGAGCATGATGACACAGATTCGGACAGAAGCAAGGGTCAAAAGCTGGATGTTGGATTTTTCGAAACCACCAACCAATGGGAAGAGACATTTGGAACAAGATACTGGAAAGCAGGAGCAATGCACAGGGGTAATCCCCCATCTCCTCTTACCTTTGATAAGTTCAAAGTAGATGCTATGCAGAATGATTGGACTCCATCCAATAAAAACCAGAATCTGATTCAGCTTCCACAGAAGATGCTTGTGGAG GTGATGCTTGAGATTGTTGATGTGAGAGACTTACCATCTGGGCATAAGGGTAAACTAGTTGTATCCTTCAAGAAGAAACAAGAAGATATACTTTTCAATGCTAAGAAACAATTAAGCATTTCGTCACAGCCCGAAGGGAAACAAGTTGCTGTCTTCCAATGCGAAAGCAGAGGCGAGTTGGTCCTTGAGCTCATTTACCGCCCATGTGTCAACTTTCGAATGGTGCGGCCGGCCAAAGTTTTGGGAAAAACTTCAATAAATCTCGAGGATTCGCAAAATGCAGCATGTAAACTACCACTTCAGAAGTGGTTAGATTTGACGTCTGCAGTCAAATGGTCGGAGCCTATTAGTATTTGCGTTGGTCTCTCTTTGACTCCTCCTGTTCCGGCGTCATACAAGTTGCAAATGGTTTCCACCCGTCCATCCATACGAAGCTATGCTCCATTCCTGCCTTGGAGAAAGTttcaacaaacaaaaaattggACAAATGTTGTGGATGAGGCTGGCAACGAGATCATAAACATCCACAGCCG GAACTTGACAACTGAGAAATCAAACACTAACATCAAGTTAGAAGTGGTTGGCACAACTGCATCGGATGAAACTCATCTCCTGGCAGAACTAAAGGGAACAACGTGGTCTATGATGAACTCCGATTGGACGTTACAGAGAAAGAAGAGCAGTGATGAAGATGAAAATGTATTTGAGCTCACAGGCACCCGGAAG GTGATTATTTTTCCTGGTAGAAAATTGGAGTTTGAAACTAGATACTATGGAAATGAAAGAGGAAATTGCTTTCTTACAGCAGTAGAATTCTCACCCAAGGATCCATATGGGAAGGCAGTGGCTTTGATGAATTTAGCATATGGTTTTTTAGAG ATCAAGGAAGAGTGGCTAGTACTCCCTGCGATATTGTCTGCATTTGTTCTCTCTAACTTCCCCCATTTCAGTGATGGCATACAAAATgggaataaataa
- the LOC130940589 gene encoding protein PAL OF QUIRKY-like, with amino-acid sequence MDNNTTANGTNNFNVADSRDSSPRSRDADNNGNHYNNSNNSFIDEPPPPSSAATTAKVKFMCSYGGRIQPRPHDNQLTYIGGDTKIVAVDRHVKFSALVSKLCSIANADVCFKYQLPGEDLDALISVTNDEDLDHMMVEYDRLCRSSPRPARLRLILFPLPNTTTSTTTTITTTTATTTNNAPLPPHPSVLTKPERQWFVDALNSVRIPEPSSSSSPTQLPHPSFAALNPDFLFGLDNHKPHHAISMDPAPSAPTVPDFSIGSSENAPEAVGETEFVRHVQEMQRLHLRNNNTTSDQPPQPQRKSTEENGVEYYAQKNQEKPPNSGPVHGNGPVPVPVHGSFLHNPVGHGGGYSLPVSGTGVEPAPVYIIQTPSGVYQAITPVAGPVGPGPVYLIQKTPASVSHAPTPVSHAPAQNGGYGGSEVGSAAERGYSQVAYAVRPQAAAAPSGDGWN; translated from the coding sequence ATGGACAACAACACTACCGCCAACGGCACCAACAATTTCAACGTCGCCGATTCTCGTGACTCATCGCCGCGCTCTCGGGACGCTGACAACAACGGCAACCACTACAACAACAGCAATAACTCCTTCATCGATGAACCGCCTCCGCCATCCTCCGCCGCTACAACCGCCAAGGTGAAATTCATGTGCAGCTACGGCGGAAGGATCCAGCCCCGCCCTCACGATAACCAGCTCACCTACATCGGCGGCGACACCAAGATCGTCGCTGTCGATCGCCACGTCAAATTCTCTGCCCTCGTCTCCAAGCTCTGCTCCATCGCTAACGCCGATGTCTGCTTCAAGTACCAGCTTCCTGGCGAGGACCTCGACGCCCTCATTTCCGTCACCAATGACGAAGACCTCGACCACATGATGGTCGAGTACGATCGCCTGTGCCGCTCCTCACCTAGACCCGCACGCCTGAGGCTCATCCTCTTTCCTCTCCCCAAcaccaccaccagcaccacCACAACCATCACAACCACAACCGCAACCACCACCAACAATGCGCCTCTTCCTCCTCACCCTTCAGTTCTTACCAAACCCGAGCGTCAGTGGTTCGTGGACGCTCTCAACTCCGTTCGGATTCCAGAACCTTCTTCTTCCTCGTCTCCTACGCAACTGCCTCATCCATCTTTCGCGGCATTGAATCCGGATTTTCTGTTCGGATTAGATAATCATAAACCACATCACGCGATTTCAATGGATCCCGCACCTTCCGCTCCAACCGTTCCGGATTTCTCTATTGGATCCTCGGAAAACGCGCCAGAAGCAGTTGGAGAAACTGAATTCGTTAGGCACGTGCAGGAGATGCAGAGGCTTCACCTCCGGAACAACAACACGACCAGTGACCAACCACCACAGCCTCAACGTAAAAGCACCGAAGAGAACGGCGTTGAGTATTACGCTcagaagaatcaagagaaaccgcCTAATTCAGGACCGGTTCACGGAAATGGACCGGTTCCCGTTCCGGTTCATGGCTCGTTTTTGCACAACCCGGTTGGTCATGGTGGCGGTTACTCTTTGCCGGTTTCTGGAACCGGAGTTGAACCGGCTCCGGTTTATATCATTCAGACGCCTTCGGGAGTCTACCAGGCAATAACACCGGTGGCCGGACCGGTTGGTCCCGGTCCGGTTTATCTGATTCAGAAGACGCCGGCGTCGGTTTCACATGCACCGACGCCAGTGTCGCATGCACCGGCGCAGAATGGTGGTTACGGCGGTTCCGAGGTTGGTTCGGCTGCGGAGCGAGGCTACTCGCAGGTTGCATATGCGGTACGACCGCAGGCGGCAGCGGCTCCCAGCGGTGACGGGTGGAACTGA